One genomic segment of Tubulanus polymorphus chromosome 4, tnTubPoly1.2, whole genome shotgun sequence includes these proteins:
- the LOC141903381 gene encoding RYamide receptor-like, translated as MTSLTQYNQGEPPTANLTLGSVPRGDPSAENETIIDQSEMALPIYAKCIIGIMYTAIIIMGVGGNVIVCYIVLAYKRMRTVTNYFIVNLALSDILMAVICIPFTIIANMLVNYWPFGAIMCPIVTFAQVVAVFLSSFTLVAISLDRYIAIMIPLRPKMTTRQAIIVIVTIWILSSAVSSPVAILSTLDERKVNIGGGQVVMRKYCIEDWSNSKDSFDYSIVIMCLQYFLPLLVLIFTYTRIGFVIWVKKIPGEAVNQRDQRMAASKRKMVKMMITVVMIYAMCWLPLHTVTLIGELSAGSYNSLGMRVTWIICQMLAMGNSCCNPFVYCWMNATYRNGFRYALRFCPFVRYDKKEDDQISRTNTYVTTVRSGVYTDGGYQAKRHSARKQLPPPSNVNKLSADNTSVSSSGQENLPTEYVPLQRLKNGGAVDPNDIYRDDDECSDPGYD; from the exons ATGACTAGCTTAACGCAGTATAACCAGGGGGAACCCCCGACGGCTAATCTGACCCTTGGGTCGGTACCGCGAGGTGATCCATCCGCCGAAAACGAGACGATTATCGACCAATCAGAAATGGCTTTACCGATTTATGCGAAGTGCATAATCGGCATAATGTACACGGCTATTATAATCATGGGCGTTGGAGGCAATGTCATCGTTTGTTACATAGTGCTTGCCTATAAGCGGATGCGTACCGTCACTAACTATTTCATCGTGAATTTGGCGCTCAGCGATATACTCATGGCCGTTATTTGTATCCCATTCACTATCATAGCTAACATGTTAGTGAACTATTGGCCTTTCGGTGCGATCATGTGCCCGATAGTTACATTCGCCCAGGTCGTGGCCGTCTTTCTAAGCTCGTTCACGCTGGTCGCTATTAGTCTAGACCGATACATCGCCATCATGATACCTCTTCGACCGAAAATGACCACTCGTCAGGCAATCATCGTCATCGTAACTATTTGGATTTTGTCGTCTGCCGTCTCGTCCCCGGTTGCCATATTGTCGACTTTAGACGAACGTAAAGTCAATATCGGCGGCGGTCAGGTGGTGATGCGTAAATACTGCATCGAAGACTGGTCGAATAGCAAGGATAGTTTCGACTACAGTATAGTCATAATGTGTCTGCAGTACTTTTTGCCTTTACTAGTGCTGATATTCACCTACACGAGAATCGGGTTCGTTATTTGGGTAAAGAAAATACCCGGAGAAGCGGTAAACCAAAGGGATCAACGAATGGCCGCTTCCAAGAGAAAG atggtgaagatgatgattacaGTAGTTATGATATACGCAATGTGTTGGTTACCGTTGCATACGGTCACGTTAATTGGCGAACTGAGTGCTGGTAGTTACAACAGCCTCGGCATGCGAGTAACCTGGATTATCTGTCAGATGTTAGCTATGGGAAATAGTTGTTGTAATCCGTTCGTTTATTGTTGGATGAACGCCACCTATCGGAACGGATTCCGTTACGCGCTCCGTTTTTGTCCGTTCGTGCGTTACGATAAAAAAGAGGACGACCAAATTTCGCGGACTAATACGTACGTTACCACTGTCCGAAGCGGGGTTTACACCGACGGTGGTTACCAAGCGAAACGTCACTCGGCAAGAAAACAGTTACCGCCTCCCTCGAATGTAAACAAACTCTCGGCGGACAACACTTCGGTCAGTAGTAGCGGCCAGGAGAACCTACCCACCGAATACGTCCCGCTTCAAAGGTTAAAAAACGGCGGTGCAGTCGACCCGAACGATATCTATCGCGACGACGATGAATGTAGCGATCCTGGATACGACTGA